A single window of Betta splendens chromosome 11, fBetSpl5.4, whole genome shotgun sequence DNA harbors:
- the fhod3a gene encoding FH1/FH2 domain-containing protein 3 isoform X3 codes for MATFVCRVQFLDDTDPFNSTNFPEPTRPPVYTFREDIPLINQLAGVHRLLKAPHKLDDCALQLSHNGTYLDLESSLAEQRDELEGFQQDDTGFRGKKHSVVLRTQLTVRVHACIERLYNSSGRDLRRALFSLKQIFQDDKDLVHEFVMAEGLTCLIKVGAEADQNYQNYILRALGQIMLYVDGMNGVIGHDETIQWLYTLVGSKFRLVVKTALKLLLVFVEYTESNAPLLIQAIASVDTKTGCKPWSNAMEILQEKDGVDTELLVYAMTLINKTLAALPDQDSFYDMVDGLEEQGMETICQRHLGRKGTDLDLVEQLNIYETTLRHEDGDDDSQPPPPGRRDRRRVSIGGGDKQRGLERRRSRRASLGRSGHASPCSPASPQRAGLQPFSGQRAEDVSEREPPPVTHRTTIQSITITSRKERINESEQRTQTDSQPPCVPASPPPVSSPLAPPAQPSLLATLLARKRSLVTVPAAAEVGPPPRGSSRASPALPYLPHSPFHLFSYDLDEDKSPPDAKPGPASPETTPPTRNGGLRPSSTPTSPRHAIGGLLSSSYRQHQESLAAERERRRVEREERLQRIEREERNKHSRDYVDKMEEARLAREERYKNVERLAAEEFEKEHVRASRTRPDPDLTFEPSEAWPSSSRSSTPSSFASQEDAEAELEAGGAAVAYAPSETGEVDDFSASVEAEDKEAEATAEEAEERKAEEEEEEEEEREETRVEKESDADEPEREPGKEREEAEEDSGILSDKERQNEEVNEKDNCSASSISSASSTLEREERGADGSKATGVNEQCNKLLNSKLFMLDMLYSQNKKASDEEEEEDGEKEEEKGEGEKVREEKERKRDEAEADGAEPSEQRGSIRPLAERFGDLIKDLGSPRPPPPDGPAGEPPPAPPPPPKKESDTIWDQLLASPRELRIGDINFTDLTEADDKDALDAVMTGGFGDLPPPPPPPPPPPFVRHFPPPPPILGCCPPPPPPMGAPRPPPPPSLSSSIPAPPPPEPPAFNKKKKTIRLFWSEVHPTDSPYREYKASGDSFWSKLDSVKVDTAKLEHLFESKSKEIPVTKKTAADGKRQEISVLDSKRSNAINIGLTVLPPPRTIKTAILNFDEYALNKEGIEKILTMIPTEEEKQKIQEAQLANPDVPLGSAEQFLLTLSSISELTARLQLWAFKMDYEATEKEVAEPLQDLKEGMEQLEKNKTLRYILSTLLSIGNFLNNTNAKGFELTYLEKVPEVKDTVHKQSLLHHVCSVVVENFPQSSDLYSEIGAVTRSAKVDFDQLQENLCQMERRCKASWDHLKVIAKHEMKPQLKQKMSDFLKDCAERIIILKIVHRRIINRFHSFLLFLGHPAYSVREISVHRFSKIISEFALEYRTTRDRVLQQKQKRADHRERNKTRGKMIVEVNAPSDDEEDSEGGRCGSSGNNSAPSGSQEAEQPQGLGHAEDAAEHEHMKAVLRTSLGGCNTDGGAVPGLRTRTRSRPGRGGRSTQAWTPAVEDAQICGDDAADEIMERIVRSATQGPGSRAQPARGEDPGPTASR; via the exons AACGCCTGTATAACTCCAGCGGGCGCGACTTGCGAAGGGCATTGTTCTCGCTCAAGCAAATTTttcag GATGACAAAGATCTGGTCCACGAGTTTGTGATGGCTGAAGGCCTGACCTGCCTCATTAAGGTGGGAGCAGAAGCCGACCAGAACTACCAGAACTACATATTACGAG CTCTGGGACAGATCATGCTGTACGTGGATGGGATGAACGGCGTCATTGGTCATGATGAGACAATCCAGTGGCTGTACACTCTCGTAGGCTCAAAG TTCCGTCTGGTGGTGAAAACCGCTTTGAAGCTGCTGCTAGTGTTTGTGGAGTACACCGAGTCCAACGCTCCGCTGCTCATACAGGCCATCGCCTCTGTGGACACCAAGACAG GTTGCAAACCATGGTCTAACGCAATGGAGATCTTACAGGAGAAGGATGGGGTGGACACAGAGTTGCTGGTCTATGCAATGACCCTCATCAACAAG ACACTTGCAGCTCTGCCTGACCAGGATTCCTTCTATGATATGGTGGATGGCCTAGAGGAGCAGGGAATGGAGACAATATGCCAAAGGCACCTGGGGCGGAAAGGAACTGATCTCGATTTAGTCGAGCAGCTCAACATTTATGAG ACGACCCTACGGCACGAGGACGGTGACGACGACagccagccgccgccgccgggccgcCGGGACCGCCGCCGAGTCAGCATCGGGGGCGGGGACAAACAGCGCGGCCTGGAGCGAAGGAGGAGCCGCAGGGCCTCCCTCGGCCGCTCGGGCCACGCCTCCCCCTGCAGCCCCGCCTCCCCGCAGAGAGCTGGCCTCCAGCCGTTCAGCGGACAGAGGGCGGAGGACGTGAGCGAGAG GGAACCTCCACCCGtcactcacagaaccaccatccAGTCCATCACCATCACTTCCAGAAAGGAGCGCATAAACGAGTCGGAGCAGAGGACTCAGACCGACTCGCAGCCCCCGTGCGtccccgcctccccccctcccgtctcctcccccctcgcccccccggCCCAGCCCTCGCTCCTGGCCACGCTGCTGGCCAGGAAGAGGTCCCTCGTCACCGTCCCGGCCGCCGCGGAGGTCGGCCCGCCGCCGCGCGGCAGCTCGCGGGCCTCCCCCGCCCTCCCCTACCTCCCCCACTCGCCCTTCCACCTCTTCTCCTACGACCTGGACGAGGACAAGTCGCCTCCCGACGCCAAACCCGGCCCGGCGTCACCCGAAACCACCCCTCCCACCAG GAATGGAGGTCTCAGGCCCTCGAGTACACCCACCAGCCCCAG ACATGCAATCGGGGGCCTTCTGTCTTCTTCCTATCGGCAACACCAGGAGTCTCTGGCAGCCGAGCGAGAGCGCCGCcgtgtggagagagaggagcggctgcagaggatagagcgagaggagaggaacaAGCACAG CCGGGACTATGTGGATAAAATGGAAGAGGCCCGGCTCGCGCGGGAggagag GTATAAGAACGTGGAGCGTCTGGCAGCAGAGGAGTTCGAGAAGGAGCACGTCCGGGCGTCAAGGACTCGCCCCGACCCCGACCTGACCTTTGAGCCGTCGGAGGCCTGGCCCTCGTCGTCGCGCAGCAGCACCCCGTCTTCCTTCGCCTCgcaggaggacgcggaggcCGAGCTCGAAGCCGGGGGCGCCGCCGTCGCCTACGCGCCCTCCGAGACCG GAGAAGTTGATGACTTCAGTGCCAGCGTAGAAGCAGAGGACAAAGAGGCCGAAGCCACCGCCGAAGAGGCCGAGGAGCGgaaagcggaggaggaggaggaggaggaggaggagcgggaggagacgCGAGTGGAGAAGGAATCGGACGCAGACGAACCTGAGCGGGAGCCGGgaaaggagcgggaggaggcggaggaggacagCGGCATCCTGAGCGACAAGGAGCGGCAGAATGAGGAGGTGAACGAGAAGGACAactgctctgcctccagcatCTCCTCGGCCAGCAGCACcctggagagagaagagaggggcgCCGACG GCTCGAAGGCAACGGGCGTGAATGAGCAGTGCAACAAGCTCCTCAACAGCAAGCTCTTCATGTTGGACATGCTGTACTCCCAGAACAAGAAGGCCagtgacgaggaggaggaggaggacggcgagaaggaggaagaaaaaggggAGGGCGAAAAAGTgcgggaggagaaggagcggaaGCGGGACGAGGCCGAGGCCGATGGCGCCGAGCCGTCGGAGCAGCGAGGCAGCATCCGGCCGCTCGCCGAGCGCTTCGGGGACCTGATCAAGGACCTGGGCTCGCCCCGGCCGCCCCCGCCGGACGGGCCGGCCGGCGAGCCTCCCCCCGCGCCTCCCCCGCCCCCGAAAAAGGAGTCGGACACCATCTGGGACCAGCTGCTCGCCAGCCCCAGGGAGCTGCGCATCGGCGACATCAACTTCACCGACCTGACGGAGGCCGACGACAAGGACGCCCTGGACGCGGTGATGACGGGCGGCTTCGGCgacctgccgccgccgccgccgccgccgccgccgccgcccttcGTCCGCCACTTCCCTCCGCCCCCGCCCATCCTGGGCTGCtgccccccgccgccgccgcccatgGGGGCTCCGAGGCCTCCGCCGCCTCCCTCGCTTAGCTCTTCGATTCCCGCGCCCCCTCCCCCAGAGCCGCCTGCGTtcaacaagaagaagaagaccatCAGGCTGTTTTGGAGCGAG GTGCATCCGACAGACTCTCCGTACAGAGAGTACAAGGCGAGCGGGGACTCCTTCTGGTCCAAGCTGGACTCAGTGAAGGTGGACACAGCTAAACTGGAACACCTGTTTGAGTCCAAGTCCAAAGAAATACCCGTTACAAAG AAAACAGCGGCAGACGGCAAGCGGCAGGAGATCAGCGTGCTGGACTCCAAGAGGAGCAACGCCATCAACATCGGCCTGACCGTGCTGCCGCCTCCTCGCACCATCAAGACGGCCATCCTCAACTTCGACGAGTACGCGCTCAACAAGGAGGGCATCGAG AAAATCCTGACGATGATCCCGAccgaggaggagaagcagaagattCAGGAGGCCCAGCTGGCCAACCCCGACGTCCCGCTGGGCTCGGCGGAGCAGTTCCTCCTCACCCTGTCCTCCATCAGCGAGCTCACCGCCAGACTGCAGCTGTGGGCCTTCAAGATGGACTACGAGGCAACGGAGAAA GAAGTGGCGGAGCCGCTGCAGGATCTGAAGGAAGGcatggagcagctggagaagaacAAAACCCTCCGCTACATCCTCTCCACTCTACTCTCCATCGGAAACTTCCTCAATAACACCAAC GCCAAAGGTTTCGAGCTGACGTACTTGGAGAAGGTTCCTGAGGTGAAGGACACTGTCCACAAGCAGTCCCTGCTGCATCACGTCTGCTCCGTCGTGGTGGAGAACTTCCCTCAGAGCAGCGACCTCTACTCCGAGATCGGCGCCGTCACGCGTTCTGCTAAA GTGGACTTCgaccagctgcaggagaaccTGTGCCAAATGGAGCGCCGCTGCAAAGCATCGTGGGACCATCTGAAGGTCATCGCCAAGCACGAGATGAAGccgcagctgaagcagaagatgTCGGACTTCCTCAAAGACTGCGCTGAGAGGATCATCATCCTCAAAATCGTCCATCGCAGGATCATTAACAG GTTCCATTCGTTCCTGCTGTTCCTCGGCCACCCAGCCTACAGCGTGAGGGAGATCAGCGTCCACAGGTTCAGCAAGATCATCAGCGAGTTCGCCCTGGAGTACCGCACCACCAGAGACCGcgtgctgcagcagaagcagaagcggGCCGACCACCGCGAGCGCAACAAGACACGGGGGAAGATGATCGTGGAGGTCAACGCTCCC tctgatgatgaagaggacagTGAG ggtgggcGATGCGGCTCCAGCGGCAACAACAGCGCCCCTAGTGGCAgccaggaggcagagcagcctcAGGGCCTGGGCCACGCAGAGGACGCCGCGGAGCACGAGCACATGAAAGCGGTGCTGAGAACAAGCCTCGGCGGCTGCAACACAGATGGGGGCGCGGTCCCAGGGCTTCGGACGCGGACCAGGTCTCGCCCCGGAAGAGGAG GTCGCAGCACGCAGGCGTGGACGCCGGCCGTGGAGGACGCCCAGATCTGCGGAGACGACGCCGCAGACGAGATCATGGAGCGCATCGTGAGGTCGGCCACTCAGGGGCCGGGAAGCAGGGCTCAGCCCGCGAGAGGAGAAGATCCAGGGCCAACCGCAAGTCGT TGA
- the fhod3a gene encoding FH1/FH2 domain-containing protein 3 isoform X4: protein MATFVCRVQFLDDTDPFNSTNFPEPTRPPVYTFREDIPLINQLAGVHRLLKAPHKLDDCALQLSHNGTYLDLESSLAEQRDELEGFQQDDTGFRGKKHSVVLRTQLTVRVHACIERLYNSSGRDLRRALFSLKQIFQDDKDLVHEFVMAEGLTCLIKVGAEADQNYQNYILRALGQIMLYVDGMNGVIGHDETIQWLYTLVGSKFRLVVKTALKLLLVFVEYTESNAPLLIQAIASVDTKTGCKPWSNAMEILQEKDGVDTELLVYAMTLINKTLAALPDQDSFYDMVDGLEEQGMETICQRHLGRKGTDLDLVEQLNIYETTLRHEDGDDDSQPPPPGRRDRRRVSIGGGDKQRGLERRRSRRASLGRSGHASPCSPASPQRAGLQPFSGQRAEDVSERNGGLRPSSTPTSPRHAIGGLLSSSYRQHQESLAAERERRRVEREERLQRIEREERNKHSRDYVDKMEEARLAREERYKNVERLAAEEFEKEHVRASRTRPDPDLTFEPSEAWPSSSRSSTPSSFASQEDAEAELEAGGAAVAYAPSETGEVDDFSASVEAEDKEAEATAEEAEERKAEEEEEEEEEREETRVEKESDADEPEREPGKEREEAEEDSGILSDKERQNEEVNEKDNCSASSISSASSTLEREERGADGSKATGVNEQCNKLLNSKLFMLDMLYSQNKKASDEEEEEDGEKEEEKGEGEKVREEKERKRDEAEADGAEPSEQRGSIRPLAERFGDLIKDLGSPRPPPPDGPAGEPPPAPPPPPKKESDTIWDQLLASPRELRIGDINFTDLTEADDKDALDAVMTGGFGDLPPPPPPPPPPPFVRHFPPPPPILGCCPPPPPPMGAPRPPPPPSLSSSIPAPPPPEPPAFNKKKKTIRLFWSEVHPTDSPYREYKASGDSFWSKLDSVKVDTAKLEHLFESKSKEIPVTKKTAADGKRQEISVLDSKRSNAINIGLTVLPPPRTIKTAILNFDEYALNKEGIEKILTMIPTEEEKQKIQEAQLANPDVPLGSAEQFLLTLSSISELTARLQLWAFKMDYEATEKEVAEPLQDLKEGMEQLEKNKTLRYILSTLLSIGNFLNNTNAKGFELTYLEKVPEVKDTVHKQSLLHHVCSVVVENFPQSSDLYSEIGAVTRSAKVDFDQLQENLCQMERRCKASWDHLKVIAKHEMKPQLKQKMSDFLKDCAERIIILKIVHRRIINRFHSFLLFLGHPAYSVREISVHRFSKIISEFALEYRTTRDRVLQQKQKRADHRERNKTRGKMIVEVNAPSDDEEDSEGGRCGSSGNNSAPSGSQEAEQPQGLGHAEDAAEHEHMKAVLRTSLGGCNTDGGAVPGLRTRTRSRPGRGGRSTQAWTPAVEDAQICGDDAADEIMERIVRSATQGPGSRAQPARGEDPGPTASR from the exons AACGCCTGTATAACTCCAGCGGGCGCGACTTGCGAAGGGCATTGTTCTCGCTCAAGCAAATTTttcag GATGACAAAGATCTGGTCCACGAGTTTGTGATGGCTGAAGGCCTGACCTGCCTCATTAAGGTGGGAGCAGAAGCCGACCAGAACTACCAGAACTACATATTACGAG CTCTGGGACAGATCATGCTGTACGTGGATGGGATGAACGGCGTCATTGGTCATGATGAGACAATCCAGTGGCTGTACACTCTCGTAGGCTCAAAG TTCCGTCTGGTGGTGAAAACCGCTTTGAAGCTGCTGCTAGTGTTTGTGGAGTACACCGAGTCCAACGCTCCGCTGCTCATACAGGCCATCGCCTCTGTGGACACCAAGACAG GTTGCAAACCATGGTCTAACGCAATGGAGATCTTACAGGAGAAGGATGGGGTGGACACAGAGTTGCTGGTCTATGCAATGACCCTCATCAACAAG ACACTTGCAGCTCTGCCTGACCAGGATTCCTTCTATGATATGGTGGATGGCCTAGAGGAGCAGGGAATGGAGACAATATGCCAAAGGCACCTGGGGCGGAAAGGAACTGATCTCGATTTAGTCGAGCAGCTCAACATTTATGAG ACGACCCTACGGCACGAGGACGGTGACGACGACagccagccgccgccgccgggccgcCGGGACCGCCGCCGAGTCAGCATCGGGGGCGGGGACAAACAGCGCGGCCTGGAGCGAAGGAGGAGCCGCAGGGCCTCCCTCGGCCGCTCGGGCCACGCCTCCCCCTGCAGCCCCGCCTCCCCGCAGAGAGCTGGCCTCCAGCCGTTCAGCGGACAGAGGGCGGAGGACGTGAGCGAGAG GAATGGAGGTCTCAGGCCCTCGAGTACACCCACCAGCCCCAG ACATGCAATCGGGGGCCTTCTGTCTTCTTCCTATCGGCAACACCAGGAGTCTCTGGCAGCCGAGCGAGAGCGCCGCcgtgtggagagagaggagcggctgcagaggatagagcgagaggagaggaacaAGCACAG CCGGGACTATGTGGATAAAATGGAAGAGGCCCGGCTCGCGCGGGAggagag GTATAAGAACGTGGAGCGTCTGGCAGCAGAGGAGTTCGAGAAGGAGCACGTCCGGGCGTCAAGGACTCGCCCCGACCCCGACCTGACCTTTGAGCCGTCGGAGGCCTGGCCCTCGTCGTCGCGCAGCAGCACCCCGTCTTCCTTCGCCTCgcaggaggacgcggaggcCGAGCTCGAAGCCGGGGGCGCCGCCGTCGCCTACGCGCCCTCCGAGACCG GAGAAGTTGATGACTTCAGTGCCAGCGTAGAAGCAGAGGACAAAGAGGCCGAAGCCACCGCCGAAGAGGCCGAGGAGCGgaaagcggaggaggaggaggaggaggaggaggagcgggaggagacgCGAGTGGAGAAGGAATCGGACGCAGACGAACCTGAGCGGGAGCCGGgaaaggagcgggaggaggcggaggaggacagCGGCATCCTGAGCGACAAGGAGCGGCAGAATGAGGAGGTGAACGAGAAGGACAactgctctgcctccagcatCTCCTCGGCCAGCAGCACcctggagagagaagagaggggcgCCGACG GCTCGAAGGCAACGGGCGTGAATGAGCAGTGCAACAAGCTCCTCAACAGCAAGCTCTTCATGTTGGACATGCTGTACTCCCAGAACAAGAAGGCCagtgacgaggaggaggaggaggacggcgagaaggaggaagaaaaaggggAGGGCGAAAAAGTgcgggaggagaaggagcggaaGCGGGACGAGGCCGAGGCCGATGGCGCCGAGCCGTCGGAGCAGCGAGGCAGCATCCGGCCGCTCGCCGAGCGCTTCGGGGACCTGATCAAGGACCTGGGCTCGCCCCGGCCGCCCCCGCCGGACGGGCCGGCCGGCGAGCCTCCCCCCGCGCCTCCCCCGCCCCCGAAAAAGGAGTCGGACACCATCTGGGACCAGCTGCTCGCCAGCCCCAGGGAGCTGCGCATCGGCGACATCAACTTCACCGACCTGACGGAGGCCGACGACAAGGACGCCCTGGACGCGGTGATGACGGGCGGCTTCGGCgacctgccgccgccgccgccgccgccgccgccgccgcccttcGTCCGCCACTTCCCTCCGCCCCCGCCCATCCTGGGCTGCtgccccccgccgccgccgcccatgGGGGCTCCGAGGCCTCCGCCGCCTCCCTCGCTTAGCTCTTCGATTCCCGCGCCCCCTCCCCCAGAGCCGCCTGCGTtcaacaagaagaagaagaccatCAGGCTGTTTTGGAGCGAG GTGCATCCGACAGACTCTCCGTACAGAGAGTACAAGGCGAGCGGGGACTCCTTCTGGTCCAAGCTGGACTCAGTGAAGGTGGACACAGCTAAACTGGAACACCTGTTTGAGTCCAAGTCCAAAGAAATACCCGTTACAAAG AAAACAGCGGCAGACGGCAAGCGGCAGGAGATCAGCGTGCTGGACTCCAAGAGGAGCAACGCCATCAACATCGGCCTGACCGTGCTGCCGCCTCCTCGCACCATCAAGACGGCCATCCTCAACTTCGACGAGTACGCGCTCAACAAGGAGGGCATCGAG AAAATCCTGACGATGATCCCGAccgaggaggagaagcagaagattCAGGAGGCCCAGCTGGCCAACCCCGACGTCCCGCTGGGCTCGGCGGAGCAGTTCCTCCTCACCCTGTCCTCCATCAGCGAGCTCACCGCCAGACTGCAGCTGTGGGCCTTCAAGATGGACTACGAGGCAACGGAGAAA GAAGTGGCGGAGCCGCTGCAGGATCTGAAGGAAGGcatggagcagctggagaagaacAAAACCCTCCGCTACATCCTCTCCACTCTACTCTCCATCGGAAACTTCCTCAATAACACCAAC GCCAAAGGTTTCGAGCTGACGTACTTGGAGAAGGTTCCTGAGGTGAAGGACACTGTCCACAAGCAGTCCCTGCTGCATCACGTCTGCTCCGTCGTGGTGGAGAACTTCCCTCAGAGCAGCGACCTCTACTCCGAGATCGGCGCCGTCACGCGTTCTGCTAAA GTGGACTTCgaccagctgcaggagaaccTGTGCCAAATGGAGCGCCGCTGCAAAGCATCGTGGGACCATCTGAAGGTCATCGCCAAGCACGAGATGAAGccgcagctgaagcagaagatgTCGGACTTCCTCAAAGACTGCGCTGAGAGGATCATCATCCTCAAAATCGTCCATCGCAGGATCATTAACAG GTTCCATTCGTTCCTGCTGTTCCTCGGCCACCCAGCCTACAGCGTGAGGGAGATCAGCGTCCACAGGTTCAGCAAGATCATCAGCGAGTTCGCCCTGGAGTACCGCACCACCAGAGACCGcgtgctgcagcagaagcagaagcggGCCGACCACCGCGAGCGCAACAAGACACGGGGGAAGATGATCGTGGAGGTCAACGCTCCC tctgatgatgaagaggacagTGAG ggtgggcGATGCGGCTCCAGCGGCAACAACAGCGCCCCTAGTGGCAgccaggaggcagagcagcctcAGGGCCTGGGCCACGCAGAGGACGCCGCGGAGCACGAGCACATGAAAGCGGTGCTGAGAACAAGCCTCGGCGGCTGCAACACAGATGGGGGCGCGGTCCCAGGGCTTCGGACGCGGACCAGGTCTCGCCCCGGAAGAGGAG GTCGCAGCACGCAGGCGTGGACGCCGGCCGTGGAGGACGCCCAGATCTGCGGAGACGACGCCGCAGACGAGATCATGGAGCGCATCGTGAGGTCGGCCACTCAGGGGCCGGGAAGCAGGGCTCAGCCCGCGAGAGGAGAAGATCCAGGGCCAACCGCAAGTCGT TGA